One window of the Primulina eburnea isolate SZY01 chromosome 18, ASM2296580v1, whole genome shotgun sequence genome contains the following:
- the LOC140819084 gene encoding uncharacterized protein has product MINHVNDENYMVDRAIITPKNVNVDNINQMPIMRFPGEEKEYTSWDSVEDDNHNLFQEEFLNSLCPSGLLPHKIILKVGSPIILLRNVAPELGLCNGTRLICRSLGRNFIDAEIITGPHNGTRFFLHRMPLKSEDNSGLPFELTRRQFPIRLSFDLTINKAQGQTIPNIGIFLRNHVFSHGQLYVALSRGVSQNSTKILVKDWNLERQSGVFTKNVVFKDVLLPNRE; this is encoded by the coding sequence ATGATAAATCATGTTAACGATGAAAACTATATGGTTGATAGAGCCATCATCACACCAAAAAATGTTAATGTCGACAATATTAATCAAATGCCCATTATGAGGTTTCCTGGAGAGGAAAAAGAGTATACCTCTTGGGATAGTGTAGAAGACGACAATCACAACCTCTTTCAAGAAGAATTTTTGAATTCCCTTTGTCCAAGTGGTTTGCTACCACATAAAATCATATTGAAAGTAGGAAGTCCTATCATTCTCTTGAGAAATGTTGCTCCCGAACTTGGACTATGCAATGGAACAAGATTAATATGCCGCAGTCTTGGTAGAAATTTTATAGATGCTGAGATCATAACAGGTCCTCACAACGGTACCAGATTCTTTCTACATAGAATGCCCTTGAAAAGTGAAGATAATTCTGGATTACCATTTGAGTTGACACGTCGACAGTTTCCCATAAGGCTTAGTTTTGATCTGACAATAAACAAAGCACAAGGTCAAACAATCCCAAATATTGGCATATTTTTGCGTAACCATGTGTTCAGCCATGGTCAGCTATATGTGGCACTTTCAAGAGGAGTCTCACAAAATTCTACCAAAATTCTGGTAAAAGATTGGAATTTAGAGCGTCAATCTGGAGTATTCACAAAAAACGTGGTTTTCAAAGACGTATTGCTACCTAATAGAGAATAA